In a genomic window of Vigna angularis cultivar LongXiaoDou No.4 chromosome 6, ASM1680809v1, whole genome shotgun sequence:
- the LOC108342845 gene encoding signaling peptide TAXIMIN 1, with amino-acid sequence MCCCSEDCKCRPLGFLLGLPFAFLSLLISLVGVIVWIVGLILTCICPCCLCVTIIVEFALALIKAPIVVMEWFISKIPC; translated from the exons ATGTGCTGCTGCTCTGAAGACTGTAAATGCAGGCCACTTGGGTTTCTGTTGGGCCTGCCTTTTGCCTTCTTGTCTCTTTTGATCTCCCTTGTGGGTGTGATTGTTTGGATTGTTGG GTTGATTTTGACGTGCATATGTCCTTGTTGTCTTTGCGTGACCATCATAGTAGAGTTTGCTCTGGCGCTCATCAAGGCTCCTATTGTGGTGATGGAGTGGTTCATCTCCAAGATTCCAtgttaa
- the LOC108342842 gene encoding GDSL esterase/lipase At1g28600-like — MKSICEQRWITIAVVTATFVLATSYSESPPLLAVSPCPFTSIFSFGDSLADTGNLYLASYHPSEDCFLPPYGETFFHHVSGRCSDGRLIIDFIAEALGLPLVKAYKEKKNAEGGTNFAVIGATALEPSFFEQRGISLPTNYSLTDQLNWFKELLPSLCNNLTDCQEVLGNSLFLMGEIGGNDLNYLFFQQKSIADVKTYVPYVINAIASAIHELIGVGARTLIVPGNLPIGCSVIYLTIYETLDKKQYDQSGCLKWLNEFAEYYNHELQSELERLRTLHPHANIIYGDYYNAALPLYRDPKKFGFIGLKACCGKGGPYNFNKLVKCGDPSVTVCDDPSKHIGWDGIHLTEAAYKLIAQGFIKGQHSQPRFSSLGLPNENFGYFNS, encoded by the exons ATGAAGTCAATCTGTGAACAGCGATGGATTACAATTGCAGTGGTAACTGCAACATTTGTTTTAGCTACTTCGTATTCAGAATCACCACCGTTATTAGCGGTGTCGCCATGCCCATTCACCTCCATCTTCAGTTTCGGCGATTCTCTTGCTGACACTGGCAACTTGTATCTCGCTTCCTACCACCCTTCTGAAGACTGCTTCCTTCCTCCCTACGGTGAAACCTTCTTCCACCATGTCTCTGGACGTTGCTCCGATGGCCGCCTCATCATCGATTTCATCG CCGAGGCATTGGGACTTCCATTGGTGAAAGCTTATAAGGAAAAGAAGAATGCGGAGGGAGGAACCAATTTTGCTGTGATTGGAGCCACGGCTTTAGAGCCGAGCTTTTTTGAACAGAGAGGCATTTCTCTTCCAACAAATTATTCTCTGACAGATCAATTGAATTGGTTCAAGGAATTGCTTCCTTCTCTCTGCAATAATTTAACAG ATTGTCAGGAAGTTTTGGGGAACTCATTATTTCTTATGGGAGAAATAGGAGGAAATGATCTaaattatcttttctttcaacaaaagAGCATAGCAGATGTTAAAACGTATGTTCCATATGTGATCAATGCAATAGCTTCAGCTATCCAT GAGTTAATTGGTGTAGGAGCTCGCACACTAATTGTTCCAGGAAATTTACCAATTGGATGTAgtgtaatatatttaacaatttatgAGACCTTAGATAAGAAGCAGTATGACCAAAGTGGGTGTTTGAAGTGGTTAAATGAGTTTGCTGAATATTACAATCATGAACTCCAAAGTGAATTAGAAAGGCTTCGGACACTTCATCCTCATGCCAATATCATCTATGGTGATTATTACAATGCTGCATTGCCTTTATATCGTGATCCCAAAAAGTTTG GATTTATTggtcttaaagcttgttgtggaAAGGGGGGTCCATACAATTTcaataaattagtaaaatgtGGTGATCCAAGTGTGACTGTTTGTGATGATCCTTCCAAGCATATTGGTTGGGATGGAATTCATTTAACTGAAGCTGCATATAAATTAATTGCTCAAGGATTTATAAAAGGACAACATTCTCAACCTCGATTTAGTTCGTTGGGTTTGCCTAACGAAAATTTTGGTTATTTCAATAGctga